GACGGCCGGTAGGTTCTCCGTCCATCACTCGCCGTTTGCTCATCACCACCGCCACCAGGGACCAGGCGCGCGGGAGGGTGTCCGTCTCGACGCCACCCTGTTCGCCCCAGGTCGTTGCTCCTCTGGAGACGCTCAACTCCGCCGCTCATCATCACAATCAACTCCAATTGAatcagcatcatcatcatccgcatCTCATCCATATATAACCCACTccgcaacagcaacagcaacctcTGATGCCGGCCCTTCCGTCAAAGCCAAACGCggtaaatatttgaatttcaaatttctccagcgttttttttctgtttaatttGGAAAACTGTACGCGAAACATTCGCGCAGGGCGGAAGCGATGAGGCCGGAAGAAAGTGACGACTCATTTGTGCTTGTTTGCCGGATGCGCCAAGACGTACACGAAGTCGCCGCAACTGAAGGCCCATCACCTGCGGACGCACACGGGCGAGAAGCCGTGTAGTGCTTCTGGAAGGGATGCGGATGGATTTTTGCCCTCTCCGATGAGCTCACCCGCCACTACCGCAAACACACCGGCGACCGGCCCTTCCAGTGCCGACTCTGCGAACGGGCATTCTCCAGATTTGACCATCTTGCCACTTGTCTTGCCCTACACATGAAACGGCACGTAATGGCCTAGAAATAATATGCAGCagcttttgaaaaatgaacagaaaaagaagccgAGGCGCACaatttgataaaataatatttaatattgtTATGTTTTATGTATAATTGTATCTCGTCTTTCTAATCGCATTCAATGTCAAACActaaaaagaaactgaatttAATAGGTCTGATTATTATCGCTCTCTTTATATATACATTGGgcgtgaaaaatttaattgcattttttgttttagaggaagaaaatcgagtttttttaggggggggggggagaattaACTCGGAGAAAATGATGGAGCCGACCAAAGTTGTTGTGGTGTGGTTTCTCtcttgtcgttgttgtataGGACAGAATTCTGGATAGCAGATCTAGGCCCTTCGAATGACAGACGATGGACACCAGCGGTCATGCTGATTGGGGTCTGGCTGATTTTAGCCGGATTTTAAGGTATATACAGTGCATATACTGGGCGCATTTCTCGATATTGTCGTCTGCGTCCGTCTATGTATACTTGTATAGCCCCTAACCCTTACTCAACACGGAGGCCATTCATCGGCACGCAAACGTCCAATCTTGTCTCCCGTGAGCCCAGCAACGCCTCTCTACCTTGTCCGACAACTTTGGACGCTGTGTGTTTGGCGCTCTAAGGATATAATAACGGGCTCCGCGCTCCCACCCTCATCAGCAAACACACCCATTTGATTCATCATTCCCTCCTCGTAACGTTTAGTTTTCCAGCTAGTTCCAGATATATACAGGAGAACTTGAATTTCAGATTTAGTCAGAAGATGAGAATTGAATCAAATGAAACTGGCTGGAGAGGGGTGAAAATGTGCAAAGAAATTACGGTGTGGTAGAAATACGTAATTACTCACTCTACTCTACGGTcagagcagaaaaaaaaaatctaatcaaatttttcaaccgattcccataaaaaaaaaatgtatatcctgaaatctaaaacaaacattttttttttaaagttttgaaCTTAAAGTCGTCGTTTcccagaaggaaaaaaataacaacatgaATTCCTGAAATATTAGATccagctaaaataaaaaatgaaaaaaatgaaaaaaaattaagttttaaaCTGAAGGACGTCTTAATCCAATGAATGactcaaaaaagtaaaaaatcttaaaaaataaacattgtcACCTTTTACTGTTACTTGGGGATACCATGGCACTGGCAGCCACTGATTAGACGGGACTAACGGCAACGGCAGTctagcaaaaaaacaaaaacaaagggaAGTTAAAAGCAACAAACCATTATGTAGCTGTATGTATGCGGTATTCTTTGCCGATCTACGGATTTTCTGCAAGGAACGTATCCAATGTAATATTCTCTATTTTATGAAAGCGTCGATCACACTAAAATACAGGATACAGCTCCTTCAAAATATGactaacaatttattttaattttaaaattaatgtatCCGAAATACACTAAGGGCTTTCGTCGTTACACAAGTGAATAAacttcaaaattatttgacaCAAATTAAATCCACAGTTGCTTCAATGCGGAATCGGGTGTTATATTGTCTAATGCTTCCTGAACCAATCGACAGACATCACGCCCGACTTCTTCCATAGATCTGCTGGCATCTACaacctgaaaataaaacattataaGGAGTATTCTAGAATATTTTATTATGGCATTACCCTCCATGATTCATCTAGAAGCTTCAGATAGTTTGATCGGACAACTTTCTGCATCTCGAGATTTTCGTACCGTTCAGATCCATACTGTCCCCTAGTTTGTGCCTCAACGGGATCAATATCAAGAAATATTACCAGGTCAGGTTTCAACAAACCACTGTCTGATTGTTGGCACCACCTTAAGTCCATGTTCTATAACAAAGTATTAGGCAAGTTAGAGTTTTACAAGAATAATTTTAGCTGAAAATCCTTGTTATATATACAGGTTTTGCGGCAGAGAAGGCAATTCCTGAATATGAGTAACGATCCACGATAACATTTGTGCCTTTctgcaataattttttaatgtctggCCTGCGTGTAGAAATATATAACCTTAAATGcatagaaaaatttaaacaagaaaactcAAAAAAACATACAACAGTTCCCATCGATTGGCTGAAAAGAGCAAATGGATTGCATGATCATCTAATTCTGTGCTGCATTCCAAGTATTTATTGATAAGACTCCCTGCAAGGATGTAAAAAGAATACTTTCAATCTATATGTTAATTAGGTTGAAATTGTGGTAGAGATTCACCAATGATAGTTGATCGATCTGAAATTTGAGAGGATTTTGAGAtcatttaacaagcgatctcccactcaaccggaccgaaatggtgggggtacttttcggatcgtaatccggaaaagaactttacaaatccggactaggtctaatctgttcagaatcgcaaggcgattccaacggaattaagtccggatttttatcttttcccgttcacgagataatcacggttgaaaatcgtgaaatatcacgaaaacccaaagtctccccgtccgactacatcgctttaagccgtatattcggcttgtaaaaaaaaactaattgatacaaaatgtagccctttcatccctctttcagaatccaaaaggattttttataattctttgagatgtttgagatatcacgattttcgtgatacccccatttcgacacatttttcaggcatttcattcggcgttgccgattgccgtatatgtgctttTCGCCCCCTTTCCTGTCCACTTCTTCGCTTTTcccctgtttcctatgtatcaaggccttgtatatcgatacagatgggacttgatacataggaaacaatggaaaaagcgaaggagtgggggcgaagtcacatatacggcaatcggcaacgccgaataaaatgcttggaaaatgtgtcgaaatgggggtatcacgaaaatcgtgatatctcaaacatctcaaagaattataaaaaatccttttggattctgaaagagggatgaaagggctacattttgtaacaattagtagtttttttttacaagccgaatatacggctaaaagcgatgtagtcggacggggagactttgggttttcgtgatatttcacgattttcaaccgtgattatctcgtgaa
The sequence above is drawn from the Daphnia pulicaria isolate SC F1-1A chromosome 1, SC_F0-13Bv2, whole genome shotgun sequence genome and encodes:
- the LOC124320981 gene encoding thymidylate kinase-like, translating into MIKRGALIVLEGCDRSGKTTQCQKAITWLQESNKEAHLMRFPDRSTIIGSLINKYLECSTELDDHAIHLLFSANRWELLPDIKKLLQKGTNVIVDRYSYSGIAFSAAKPNMDLRWCQQSDSGLLKPDLVIFLDIDPVEAQTRGQYGSERYENLEMQKVVRSNYLKLLDESWRVVDASRSMEEVGRDVCRLVQEALDNITPDSALKQLWI